CGCGTGGTGAACCAGTACTCTTGCGCGCCTTGGAAGGCGTGATAAATCGGCAGCAGGCCGGTTTCCGGATCGCGCCGCGCGGCGTGCGCCCGAAGGCTGATGCCGCGCTTTTCGAGGGCGATCAGCGATTCTTCCAGGGAAGCGAGCACCCGGGCGAGCTTGGCCATCGCTTCGCCTTCGATGCGGCGATCTTCGCCGGGCTCGAAGACCGCGTCGGTGAGACCGAGCGAGAGCAGCCGCTCCTTCATTTCCTCTTCGGTTTGGACGTAGTGCGTCTCACGCTTCGATTTCACGCGGAACAACGGTGGCTGCGCGACGTACACGAGTCCTGCGGTCACCAGGTGATACATCTGCCGGTAGAAGAACGTCAGCAGCAGCGTGCGGATGTGCGAGCCGTCGACGTCGGCGTCGGTCATGATCACGATTTTGTTGTATCGCCGCTTCTGCAAGTCCGCGTCTTCGCCGATGCCGGTGCCGATTGCGGCGATGATGCTCCGCACTTCTTCGTTGGCGAGTACCTTGTCTTCACGCGATTTGAAGGCGTTGATGATTTTGCCGCGCAACGGCAGGATCGCCTGGTACTCGCGCAACCGGCCGCCTTCGGCGCTGCCGCCGGCCGAATCGCCTTCCACCAAGTACAGTTCGCACTTGGCGACTTCCTTGCTGGTGCAATCGCGCAGCTTGCCGGGCAAGCCGCCGCCCGCCAAGGCGCCTTTGCGATCGCGCATCAGTTGCTTTGCTTTGCGAGCCGCTTCCCGGGCTTCAGCCGCGAGCAATCCTTTGTGAGCGATAATCTTCGCGGTCTTCGGATTCTGTTCGAGATACCTGGCGAGAAAATCGCCGACTGCGGAATTGACGATGCCTTCGACTTCGCCGTTGCCCAACTTGGTTTTGGTCTGCCCCTCGAATTGCGGTTCCGGCACGCGACAGGCAATCACGGCCGTGAGGCCTTCGCGGAAATCGTCGCCGCTCGGCACGAGATCCTTGAAGTAGCCTTCCTTCTTGCCGTAAGCGTTCAGCGTCCGCGTGAGGGCGGCGCGGAAGCCGCTCAAGTGCGTGCCGCCTTCGGTAGTGCTGATGTTGTTGACGTACGTATGGACGTTCTCCGTGAACTCCATGCTGTATTGCAGCGCGACTTCGACGCCAACGCCCTCGAATTCGCCGGCGATATACACCACGTCGTTGTGCGCGGCCTCCGTGGAGCGGTTCATATGCTCCACGAATTCAATGATGCCGCGCTCGTAGCAAAAGGATTCGCCTTCGCCGGAGCGTTCGTCCTTGAAATGAATCCGTAAGCCGCGGTTCAAAAACGCGAGCTCTTGCAGCCGCCGGTGGAGCGTGCTGTAGTTGAACTTCGCGTTGGCAAAGATTTCCGTGTCCGGCTTGAAGGTCGTCTTCGTACCACGTTCGCTCGATGCGCCGGTGCGACGCACGTCTCCCTTGGGCACGCCCCGTTCGTACTCCTGGTAATACGCCGAACCGTCGCGGCAGACTTCGACTTCGCACCATTCGGAGAGAAAATTCACCACGGTGACGCCGACGCCGTGCAAACCGCCCGAGGTTTGGTAGGCGCCCTTGCTGAACTTGCCACCGAACTTGAGGACCGTCATCACGCCTTGCAGCGTGGAGAAGCCCAAGTCGGGATGGACGTCGACCGGAACGCCGCGGCCGTCGTCGGTGACGGTCACCGAGCCGTCCGGGTTGATCGTTACGTAGATCGCCGAGGCATAGCCGGCCATCGCCTCGTCGACCGAGTTGTCGACGACTTCGTAGACCATGTGGTGCAAGCCGCGCGCGTACGTATCGCCGATGTACATGCTCGGCCGTTCGCGGACGTGTTCCAGGTCGCTGAGATGCTCCAAGTCCTTACCGGAGTAATCTTCAGAACCGCGCCGTGCTTCCAACATCTTCGGCGGCTCCGGCGGCGCGCCTTCGGCTGGTTGCTCGGGCGTATTCTCGCGATCGTCTGTGTCTGCCATTCCTGTTGTTTCCCAATTGTGGACGCCGGCTTGAGCGGCCAAAGTTTGGCATCGCCCGTCGTCGGAAGCGGGAGCACGCGTCTAGCGCTGGGTCTCACCGTCGACCTTGCCGACCTTAAATCGCAAATCCTTGATCTTTTCCTGCGGCAGCTCGTGTCGCAATTTCGTCAACAGAGCCGCCTTCTGAAAAGTGAGTTCCTGCAATAACGCCGAATTGGCGACCTGCACTTCGAACAACCCCCGCTTCACTTGGCCGGCGCGCGTGAATCGACCAATCGCCTCGCCCGCCGCCACTTGCCACGCGGCCGCATACGCCTCGCCTGCCTCGACCCGCGCGTACCCACGCCGCGAGATCAACTCGCCGAGCACATCGCCGATCGCTTGCGGTCTAGCCACGTTCTATTTCCCTTTCACCGCGGAGAGGGGGAGAAATGACGAATTTCTAAATCCGAATGACGAATCAAATTTGAATGACTGAATGTCGAATGACGGAATTTGATGGGACGAAGGTCTCGCTCAGAAGCACTTCATCATTCGACATTCGGATTTATAAATTTGACTTTCCCTCTCATTCCACCTCTGCGTCGCCGCGGTTCAAAATGGTTGTACGCTTATTTTTCTCGCGCCAGCGGCATGATCACGTAGTTGTATCCGTCGTCCGTCAGAAGCAAGCCCGCGGCTTCGCTGTCTTTGATGTCGAACGTGATGGTTTTTTCCGGATCGAGCACGCGGAGGAAATCGCTGATGAAGCGCGGGTCGAGCGTGATGCCCACTTCACTGCCGGAGTAATCGATCGGCAATTCCACGCGGGCCTGACCGGCGTCGGCGGCGCGGGCGGCGAGAATCAAGCGGCCGTCCGCGAAGCTGAAATCGATGCCGCGGCTTTCTTCGCTGGTCACAATCGCCGCTTGTCGCACGGCTGAATGGAAGGGACCGACGACGAGGTTGATTTTGTGCGCATTGCGCTGTGGGACCACGTCGCGCCAACGCGGGAAGCGTCCTTCAACCAAGCGCGAGTAGATCGTGATCCGCCCGCAACGGACCAGCACGTCATTGCCGCGCGCCGCGATATGCACTTCGGCGTCGGGTTCCGTCAAGGTTCGTTCGATGAGCTGCATCGCCTTGCTGGGGACGATGGTCATGCCTTCCGAGGTGTGGTGATCACCGACGCTCGTGGCGGGCCCTTCCATCTTCGCCAGGCGACGACCATCGGTGCCGACGGCCGTGATCTTGTCGGCCGCGAATTCTAACAGCACGCCGCCGAGCGCATAGCGGCTGCTTTCGTTATCGGTGGCGAACACCGTGCGACGGATCAATTCCCGCACCAGCCGCGCCGCGGCGGTTTGGTACCGCGTTTCGTTGAATTCGACGACGCTGGGG
The DNA window shown above is from Planctomycetia bacterium and carries:
- a CDS encoding DNA gyrase subunit B: MLEARRGSEDYSGKDLEHLSDLEHVRERPSMYIGDTYARGLHHMVYEVVDNSVDEAMAGYASAIYVTINPDGSVTVTDDGRGVPVDVHPDLGFSTLQGVMTVLKFGGKFSKGAYQTSGGLHGVGVTVVNFLSEWCEVEVCRDGSAYYQEYERGVPKGDVRRTGASSERGTKTTFKPDTEIFANAKFNYSTLHRRLQELAFLNRGLRIHFKDERSGEGESFCYERGIIEFVEHMNRSTEAAHNDVVYIAGEFEGVGVEVALQYSMEFTENVHTYVNNISTTEGGTHLSGFRAALTRTLNAYGKKEGYFKDLVPSGDDFREGLTAVIACRVPEPQFEGQTKTKLGNGEVEGIVNSAVGDFLARYLEQNPKTAKIIAHKGLLAAEAREAARKAKQLMRDRKGALAGGGLPGKLRDCTSKEVAKCELYLVEGDSAGGSAEGGRLREYQAILPLRGKIINAFKSREDKVLANEEVRSIIAAIGTGIGEDADLQKRRYNKIVIMTDADVDGSHIRTLLLTFFYRQMYHLVTAGLVYVAQPPLFRVKSKRETHYVQTEEEMKERLLSLGLTDAVFEPGEDRRIEGEAMAKLARVLASLEESLIALEKRGISLRAHAARRDPETGLLPIYHAFQGAQEYWFTTR
- a CDS encoding DUF721 domain-containing protein, with the translated sequence MARPQAIGDVLGELISRRGYARVEAGEAYAAAWQVAAGEAIGRFTRAGQVKRGLFEVQVANSALLQELTFQKAALLTKLRHELPQEKIKDLRFKVGKVDGETQR
- the dnaN gene encoding DNA polymerase III subunit beta translates to MKITCDREKLLAAWQLARNVAPTRSPKPILQNVKLEVQADRATLLATDLEIGIRIDLAGVDAEQPGSVLLPVGRFGSILSESSDANLRIESDGQSIQVRGDRSEFKLPAADPHEFPSVVEFNETRYQTAAARLVRELIRRTVFATDNESSRYALGGVLLEFAADKITAVGTDGRRLAKMEGPATSVGDHHTSEGMTIVPSKAMQLIERTLTEPDAEVHIAARGNDVLVRCGRITIYSRLVEGRFPRWRDVVPQRNAHKINLVVGPFHSAVRQAAIVTSEESRGIDFSFADGRLILAARAADAGQARVELPIDYSGSEVGITLDPRFISDFLRVLDPEKTITFDIKDSEAAGLLLTDDGYNYVIMPLAREK